Proteins encoded by one window of Nasonia vitripennis strain AsymCx chromosome 5, Nvit_psr_1.1, whole genome shotgun sequence:
- the LOC100122505 gene encoding alaserpin isoform X14 codes for MRTPTVILALALCVTCTMAEDKAAEPLKAVSEGTGHFATNFFKQVSAENKGKNLISSPLSAHVVLSMAAFGAGGNTAVQMRQSLHMPADDVVSKQGFENLIDTLNNVENVTLEVANKMYLANNLKLKSDYKSLTSGTFRSEATEIDTSKPAESAKVVNDWVDERTHHKIKDIVKEDDITSDTRMLLLNAVYFKGKWAKEFKKEGTQDKIFHVDAKTEKKVPTMFASGSYVYGELPDLKAKFVELPYENKDLKMVIIVPDEIEGLSAIQENLESFNHTRLAEAGSEREVQLYIPKFKIESTIDLKKPLEALGMTDMFSNAANFTGISDEPLKVGKVLQKAFIEVNEEGSEAAAVTVYGVMAYSFVYKPQLMADRPFLFAIVDKRTKVTLFTGQVVQPRS; via the exons CTACAGTTATCTTGGCGTTAGCGCTGTGCGTGACCTGCACAATGGCCGAGGACAAGGCAGCTGAGCCGCTCAAGGCGGTCTCCGAAGGCACCGGACACTTTGCCACGAATTTCTTCAAG CAAGTGTCGGCGGAGAACAAGGGTAAGAACCTCATCAGCTCACCTCTGAGCGCCCACGTTGTCCTGTCGATGGCCGCCTTCGGGGCCGGTGGTAACACCGCCGTCCAGATGCGCCAGTCCCTTCACATGCCCGCCGACGACGTCGTCTCCAAGCAAGGATTCGAGAACCTCATCGACACCCTCAAC AACGTTGAGAACGTAACCCTGGAGGTCGCGAACAAGATGTACCTCGCCAACAACCTGAAGCTCAAGTCCGACTACAAGTCGCTGACCAGCGGAACCTTCCGCTCGGAAGCCACTGAGATCGACACCAGCAAGCCCGCCGAGTCCGCCAAGGTGGTCAACGACTGGGTTGACGAGAGGACCCACCACAAGATCAAGGACATCGTCAAGGAAG ATGACATCACCAGCGACACCCGCATGCTCCTGCTGAACGCCGTCTACTTCAAGGGAAAGTGGGCCAAGGAATTCAAGAAAGAGGGCACCCAGGACAAAATCTTCCACGTCGACGCCAAGACCGAGAAGAAGGTCCCCACCATGTTCGCCTCCGGCAGCTACGTCTACGGTGAACTTCCCGATCTCAAGGCCAAGTTCGTCGAGCTCCCGTACGAG AACAAAGACTTGAAGATGGTCATCATCGTGCCCGACGAGATCGAGGGCCTGAGCGCCATCCAGGAGAACCTCGAGTCCTTCAACCACACCCGTCTCGCCGAGGCCGGCTCCGAGCGCGAGGTCCAGCTCTACATCCCCAAGTTCAAGATCGAGAGCACCATCGATCTCAAGAAGCCCCTGGAAGCC CTCGGCATGACTGACATGTTCAGCAACGCCGCCAACTTCACCGGCATCTCCGACGAGCCACTCAAAGTAGGCAAGGTCCTTCAGAAGGCTTTCATCGAAGTGAACGAGGAGGGCAGCGAAGCCGCAGCCGTCACGG TGTATGGTGTGATGGCGTACAGTTTTGTGTACAAGCCCCAACTGATGGCGGACCGACCGTTTCTCTTCGCGATAGTCGACAAGAGGACCAAAGTCACGCTCTTTACCGGACAAGTCGTACAGCCGAGGAGCTAA